DNA sequence from the Candidatus Poribacteria bacterium genome:
GATGAATGCGCCGCTCAACCCAAGTCCACGCGTGCCAACTTCGGGTCTCAGGTTAAAAGAATCTGATGATGTGTTTTCTTGACCCAGAAAATACGCTAATGAGAGAAAAACAATCGCTACGAGTAGCAAACCCCGTTTATGGTATAGTAATGTGATTCGTTGGATTTTCACTTCTGTCTTTGTACCTAATTTCAAAATGTAAATGGGGTCCTGTCGAAACACCCGTGTTCCCGGAAAGCCCAATTACCTTTCCCTTTGTGACAGTTTGCCCAACTCTTACTCTAATACCTGACAAATGCCCATACCATGTCGTAAAATCGCCCTCGTGTTCAATACCAATAACTTTACCATAGCCGTTTCTGCGACCAGCAAAAATCACCTTACCCGCCCTGGAGGCATATACGCGTGTGCCTGTAGCAGCACGAAAATCTATACCCTCATGAAGTTGGTAACGTCTCGTCACAGGATGATGACGGTAACCATACTTTGAGGTTACGACTAAAGGGACCCGAAGCGGATTTCCAAAACTTAGACTGTTATCTCGTTGAATACGGATTCTTGTGCCAATCTGGAGGCGACGCGGTGAAGTTATACCATTAATGCGCTGAAGGTCTTGCCAGTCAACGTTATGACGACTCGCAATACCAGACAACGTATCCCCGGCTTTAACCCGATACCAGATCCCTTCAACGGGTGCTCCAGGAATTAAAAGCTTTTTCCCAATCTGCAATGGATTCGTTGGTTGAATACTGTTAGCCTGAATAATCTTTTTCAGAGGTACTTTATATTTCCGAGAAATCCCCCACAATGTATCGCCTTTTTGCACCAAATGCTGTTGTCCGCTAGCACGCAATTCCATTCCAGAGATTACCACCATAGACATAACTACAATAAACGTACGAATCAATTTTCTCTTCATTTGATACCCTAAGACAAGGCAAAGCAGAGGCAAACTCTGTCAGCATGTCAAGCGTATCGGATACAACTATCGCTTGTTAGGACAGATTTTGTTTCTGCGAACTAATCTCTAACGGTTAGTAAAACCGTTTTTGTTTCCGAAATAATTTGGGTATCAGTATCAATTCCAGAGGCACCGACTGAAACAACTTCGCTAATCACAGTCACAATAAGTTGGATGACTTCAACTTGAGCGTTCGCCCCATTTAATGTTTGCGGAGCAGTCCAAGTAATTGGATTTTCGCTGGAGGCGGAAAGCTTCCCATACTTTGTAATATTCAGCCAGTTCAATGTGACACTGCTACCTCTAACTCCTTTGACGGAAGCAGCCAACTCCACCTCTTCACCGGGGTCCACCGTTTTCTTCGTAACGGTGACTTTTACGTCAAGATTGGCAATCTGCTCCGTCGTCTCCTCAGCGTTTAGGTTTCCTGTAAGTTCAACGACACCGTCGGTACTCCCACTACCCTCAGCGACCGCATCCCCTTCCGAAACAGGGTTGTTGAGGTTGCTCCCACCACAACTCGCGAAACTTAATACGAAACCCGTAAGGAGAATGTAAAAAGATATTGTAAGGAATCGAGATCCTTTCATGACACCACCTCTCTTCATATTTTAATCAATCGAAACGCTTATACGTTTTGAGACGAATACGACTACTGTTTCGTTTCCAAAAAACGAGTAGCAAAGAGAGTTGGTTACAAAAAATCAAACAGATTCAAAGATAGAATATGAGGCTGGAAGAATGATTCCAGCCGAATCGGTTCTTTACTGCTTTATGCTCTCTATTTCCTGACGCAGAAATGCAAGAATATCAGCGATCTCCTGGTCACTAAGGATGTCAGCGGCATAGAACGGCATAAGAGATCCGCCACCGCGAATTTTAGTAGCCCACCGCACCATTGTTTTATCAATATCGCGAGGGGCCCTGGAACGAACAAGTTGCGGACCAACCCCGGCTTTATTCGCCGCTGGATGGCAAACAATGCAGGCGCGTCCGAAAAGTTCCCAGCCCTTACTTGAATCCCCGCTCATAGCACCGATTTTCTCACCCGCTGCTTTTTTCGCATCGGCATCCAGCATTGCGATCTCAAATTCGGGACCTTTGTTGTCCCCAGAGATCACCTCAAAATAAGCCATGAGTGCTTCGGCATATTCTGCCGGGATAGCAGTGGGATTCACTTTATCGTGTGGGACTCGCTGTAAGAAGTGCTCATAACAGAAACCACCGCCACCAGCCGCACGTGCGAAATCCGCGCCTTTAATCATTCCACCTTTCGCTTCGCCGCGATGCGGCACACCCACGACACTGTGACCTGCTCGAATCAGACCGTCTGGATTTGCGATCTCATCGAAATCCGCGTGGCAGTTTGCACAGGAAAGCCCGGTCGCATAACCTGACCTATTACCTGGTTTAAGTGTTCCTTTAAAAGTTGGATCGTGGAAAAGTTCGCGCCCCAATTGCGCTTTGTCTGACATTTGGGCTTGGGTGAGAAGGATAAATCCTGCAATCAAAGCACCACAGAGACCAAATAAAACCAATTTACGCATCATGAATCTCCTTTCAAGATATGATGTCAAGTATCTTACTAAATATATAATTTATTGTCAACAGAAAAATGAGAAAACATAGTTTGCCCCGGATTGTGGGTTTATACACCCGCGATTTTCGGCGAAAAACACTTAAATTGGCTCTAAAACCGCAATATAGGGTAAATTTCGATACTGTTGTGCATAATCAAGACCATATCCAACCACGAAAGTATCTGGAATTTCAAAACCGATGTAATCAACAGCAATAGGCACCTGGCGTTGAGAAGGTTTATCAAGTAATGTACAAACCTTAACGGTTTTCGGATTCAGTGTCTGAAGATGTTCACAGAGAAACGTTAAAGTCCGACCAGTATCAACAATATCTTCTACAATGAGGACATGTCGCTCTGTGAGATAATTGCTACCACCACCAATGAGCTTTACTGTTGAAGGTCGTGTACTATCGTGGTAACTCATGAGTTGCACAAACTCAAAACGAAGTGCGACTTCTC
Encoded proteins:
- a CDS encoding M23 family metallopeptidase, encoding MKRKLIRTFIVVMSMVVISGMELRASGQQHLVQKGDTLWGISRKYKVPLKKIIQANSIQPTNPLQIGKKLLIPGAPVEGIWYRVKAGDTLSGIASRHNVDWQDLQRINGITSPRRLQIGTRIRIQRDNSLSFGNPLRVPLVVTSKYGYRHHPVTRRYQLHEGIDFRAATGTRVYASRAGKVIFAGRRNGYGKVIGIEHEGDFTTWYGHLSGIRVRVGQTVTKGKVIGLSGNTGVSTGPHLHFEIRYKDRSENPTNHITIP
- a CDS encoding cytochrome c, with the translated sequence MMRKLVLFGLCGALIAGFILLTQAQMSDKAQLGRELFHDPTFKGTLKPGNRSGYATGLSCANCHADFDEIANPDGLIRAGHSVVGVPHRGEAKGGMIKGADFARAAGGGGFCYEHFLQRVPHDKVNPTAIPAEYAEALMAYFEVISGDNKGPEFEIAMLDADAKKAAGEKIGAMSGDSSKGWELFGRACIVCHPAANKAGVGPQLVRSRAPRDIDKTMVRWATKIRGGGSLMPFYAADILSDQEIADILAFLRQEIESIKQ
- the hpt gene encoding hypoxanthine phosphoribosyltransferase, with the protein product MSATKPSPESVLISESCLQYRIRELGTQILTDYENKELVLLGVLRGSVLFFADLARAIFKAQDESQTREVALRFEFVQLMSYHDSTRPSTVKLIGGGSNYLTERHVLIVEDIVDTGRTLTFLCEHLQTLNPKTVKVCTLLDKPSQRQVPIAVDYIGFEIPDTFVVGYGLDYAQQYRNLPYIAVLEPI